The DNA segment TAATCTTGCCAATGGCAACCCTACATATCCTAATCCTATTACTGCTATTTTCATTAAATATCTACAATTAAACGATTACTTATAAATTATTTTAGATTTGCCCAATACCATTCAACAGCCTGTTCAAGACCTTGCTTAATAGAGTATTGAGGATTATAACCAAGCAGTTGCTTAGCTTTATCTATACTGGCAAGCGAGTGAGGTATATCTCCTGCACGATTAGGTCCATGTATTACATTTACATTACCAATTTCAGAATCATATTTTGACAAAAACTCTTTTAAATATCCAATAAGATCATTTAAAGTAGTCCTGTCTCCATAAGCGGTATTATATACCGTATTTATAGCTTCAGGATTATTTGTAGTCATTGCTAACTCATTCATATGAATAACGTTATCAATATAAGTAAAATCCCTAGAGTAATTCCCATCTCCGTTTATCACAGGACTTTCATGATCCATGAACTGCATTACAAACTTAGGTATCACAGCCGCATAAGCCCCATTAGGGTCTTGTCTTCTTCCAAAAACATTAAAGTATCTAAGTCCGATAGTTTCTATACCATATGTTTTACTAAAAACATCAGCATAAAGTTCATTAACATATTTAGTAACAGCATAAGGAGAAAGTGGTTTTCCTATCACATCTTCAACTTTCGGTAAAGATTCAGAATCACCATAAGTAGAAGAACTTGCTGCATATACAAATCGCTTTACGCCTGCATCTCTAGCGGCCAAAAGCATATTCATAAAACCACCTACATTAACATCATTACTTGTAGCAGGATCTTTTATAGAACGTGGCACAGAACCTAATGCTGCTTGGTGAAGTACATAATCGGCTCCTACAACAGCTTTTTGACAATCTGCTAAATTGCGTATATCGCCTTCAATAAGTGTAAAATCAGGATTGGATAAATGTTTTTCTATATTTTTCCTGTATCCAGTAGCAAAATTATCTAAACAAACTACTTTATATTTCTTACTTATAAAATAGTCACATAAGTTAGAACCTATGAATCCTGCTCCTCCAGTTATAAGGATTTTCTTATCAACCATATTACCCATTATTAATGTTAAATTTTACATTTATCAAAAATTCAAGCTACAAATATATGTACTTATATTTTAACATAATATTATTTATATAAATACTATATCATTTTTTTAACGATTACAGATAACATTTAAATGACATCTATTTAACAAGAAAATATATTCATTTATATAAAATATATCAATTATTCTTAAAAGAGTTTTCAAAAGGAACTCTTTGTATAATACTCCTACCTAAAGTTACCTCATCAGCAAATTCAAGCTCATCGCCCACAGCAATGCCTCTTGCTATAGCAGAGGTTACAACATTGCAATCTTTTATTTGTTTATAGATATAAAAATTGGTAGTATCACCCTCCATAGTAGAGCTAAGTGCAAAGATAAGTTCTTTAACATCTCCCGCTTTTACCTTTGCCACTAAAGAACTGATTGTGAGCTGACTTGGACCAACACCATCTATAGGCGATATTTTACCACCCAACACATGATATTGCCCTTTAAAAAGCCCTGTATTCTCTATTGCCATTACATCTCTCACATCTTCAACTACGCAAATAATAGTTTTATCGCGCAACGGGTTAGCACACAATTCACAAACATCATTATCTGATATATTGTGGCATTGATTACAAAACTTAATTTCTTCCCTCATTTTTTTCAGGGCTTCTGCTAAGTGTTGCGATTGTTCGGGGGGTTGTTTTAACAAGTGCAAAGCAAGCCGTAATGCGGTGCGCTTGCCTATGCCAGGTAATTGCGATATTTCGGCTACCGCTTTTTCCAGTAATTTAGAAGACATTTCCATAGTTCCACAAAGATAATAAAGTGAAGACACTAACCCGATTATATGCATTCAAAATAACACAACTATAGTTTTTTGCGAAAATTTTTAGTTGCTTTGTGTTTAATCTAAATACTATGAAACCAGAAACTATACTCGCTATTATTATTGCTTATTTTGGATTACTCATTGTAATATCAAGACTAGTTAGTGGTAAAGACGGAGGGAATGATGCTTTTTTTAAAGCCAACAAAAACTCCAAGTGGTATTTAGTAGCTTTTGGTATGATAGGCACAGCGTTATCTGGTGTTACTTTTATATCGGTACCTGGCGAGGTGGGCTCTCCCAATGGTGAGCAGTTTAAATACTTTCAGTTTGTATTGGGTAATGCTATAGGTTTTATAATTATAGCTAAAGTACTCTTACCACTATACTACAAACTTAACCTTACTTCGATATATAGCTATATCGAAGAGCGACTTGGTTTTTACAGCTACAAAACGGCAGCTATGATATTCCTGATAAGTCGTACCATAGGGTCGGCTTTTAGACTATACCTTGTCGTTATAGTACTGCAACGCTATGTATTTGATGCTTTTAAAATCCCGTTTTGGGCAACAGTACTTATATCACTATTACTTATTTTTGCTTACACCTACAAAGGAGGGTTGAAAACTATTATTATTACCGATACATTGCAAACATTCTTTCTTGTATCTTCAGTACTATTTACTATCTATTTTATTTGCGATACGCTCGACCTTAATTTTGTAGAAGCTTTTGAAACAGTTAAAGAAAGTAATTACTCTAAAATATTTTTCTTTGATAATTTTATAGGTAGCCGTTATCACTTTGTCAAACAAATACTGGGTGGTATTTTTGTAACTATTGCTATGGTAGGTCTTGATCAAGACCTTATGCAAAAGAATCTTAGTTGCAAAAATATTAGTGAAGCACAAAAAAACATGTTCTCCTTTACAGGAATATTTGTAGTTATAAATCTGTTTTTTTTAGGAGTAGGCGCACTGCTTTATATCTATGCTGATAAATATGGTATTGCAGTACCCACTGATAGCTTCGGCAACCCAAGAACCGATTTGTTATTTCCTGAAATAGCCTTTAATCATTTAGCAATTATTCCTTCTGTAATATTTTTATTAGGATTAACCGCTGCTACCTTTGCTACTACCGACTCTGCTTTAACAGCACTTACCACTTCTTTTTGTGTCGATTTTTTAGGCATGGATAAAGCAAAAAATATAACAAAACCGAATGTAGTACGCACACGCCACTGGGTACATATATCTTTTTCGCTACTTATGTTTTTGGTTATAATAATATTCAACACTCTAAACGACGCATCTGTAGTAAGTATGATATTCAGGATAGCATCTTATACTTATGGGCCTTTAC comes from the Flavobacterium arcticum genome and includes:
- the recR gene encoding recombination mediator RecR; amino-acid sequence: MEMSSKLLEKAVAEISQLPGIGKRTALRLALHLLKQPPEQSQHLAEALKKMREEIKFCNQCHNISDNDVCELCANPLRDKTIICVVEDVRDVMAIENTGLFKGQYHVLGGKISPIDGVGPSQLTISSLVAKVKAGDVKELIFALSSTMEGDTTNFYIYKQIKDCNVVTSAIARGIAVGDELEFADEVTLGRSIIQRVPFENSFKNN
- a CDS encoding sodium:solute symporter: MKPETILAIIIAYFGLLIVISRLVSGKDGGNDAFFKANKNSKWYLVAFGMIGTALSGVTFISVPGEVGSPNGEQFKYFQFVLGNAIGFIIIAKVLLPLYYKLNLTSIYSYIEERLGFYSYKTAAMIFLISRTIGSAFRLYLVVIVLQRYVFDAFKIPFWATVLISLLLIFAYTYKGGLKTIIITDTLQTFFLVSSVLFTIYFICDTLDLNFVEAFETVKESNYSKIFFFDNFIGSRYHFVKQILGGIFVTIAMVGLDQDLMQKNLSCKNISEAQKNMFSFTGIFVVINLFFLGVGALLYIYADKYGIAVPTDSFGNPRTDLLFPEIAFNHLAIIPSVIFLLGLTAATFATTDSALTALTTSFCVDFLGMDKAKNITKPNVVRTRHWVHISFSLLMFLVIIIFNTLNDASVVSMIFRIASYTYGPLLGLYSFGLLIKNKTVHDKFVPIICITSPLLTLLLSMNSTILFGNYVFDNELIIVNGLITFILLLFISKKQQPIINTDL
- a CDS encoding SDR family oxidoreductase, which translates into the protein MVDKKILITGGAGFIGSNLCDYFISKKYKVVCLDNFATGYRKNIEKHLSNPDFTLIEGDIRNLADCQKAVVGADYVLHQAALGSVPRSIKDPATSNDVNVGGFMNMLLAARDAGVKRFVYAASSSTYGDSESLPKVEDVIGKPLSPYAVTKYVNELYADVFSKTYGIETIGLRYFNVFGRRQDPNGAYAAVIPKFVMQFMDHESPVINGDGNYSRDFTYIDNVIHMNELAMTTNNPEAINTVYNTAYGDRTTLNDLIGYLKEFLSKYDSEIGNVNVIHGPNRAGDIPHSLASIDKAKQLLGYNPQYSIKQGLEQAVEWYWANLK